One stretch of Juglans microcarpa x Juglans regia isolate MS1-56 chromosome 3D, Jm3101_v1.0, whole genome shotgun sequence DNA includes these proteins:
- the LOC121255803 gene encoding coiled-coil domain-containing protein SCD2-like isoform X1: protein MDRKPTDSPVYVRQWSSESSTTGSNQSSPSRPPHARSSSATSFSTVKRTQNFAAKAAAQRLAQVMASQSTADEDDDEDEDDLGFRYSAPPPISLSRTVNSPTNATKKPEATSIRTNRSPSPALARNFVEETPSVCLTSAGGPSMLSRAAVPSVPPNKAPLRSAVSLPPGEPPEIMQLKKRFSSDMEHFKSRDSGDQRDASALRDELDMLQEENENILEKLRLEEDVKNQKPELRSLRNSLQVAALGEGVSLEAKLLSRKEAALRQREAALKDAKNPKDGEDKEIVSLQAEAVNAKDEAQAAVKQLHGAESEVKSLRSMTQRMTLTQKEMEEVVLKRCWLARYWGLAAKYGICADIAMSKYEHWSSLAPLPFEIVLSAGQKAKEGWEKAGNDDPEKRSKVQDFNDLTGEGNIESMLSVEMGLKELASLKVEEAIVLSLARQRRPNSARLSISDIKSPSDPKFMEAFELSAEESEDVLFKEAWLTYFWRRAKAHGIEDIAKDRLQFWINRSGHSPTSHDAFDVEQGVMELRKLGIGQRLWEASRKEIDQDPSSLIARKAAV, encoded by the exons ATGGACCGGAAACCAACTGACAGCCCGGTCTACGTCCGGCAATGGAGCAGCGAGTCCAGTACCACCGGCTCTAACCAGTCATCCCCCTCGCGGCCTCCACACGCGCGATCCTCCTCCGCTACCTCCTTCTCCACCGTCAAGCGCACTCAGAACTTCGCCGCCAAAGCCGCGGCTCAGCGCCTCGCTCAGGTCATGGCCTCCCAGAGCACCGCCGACGAGGACGACGACGAAGACGAGGACGACCTAGGCTTCCGTTACAGtgctcctcctcctatctctctctcGAGGACCGTCAACAGCCCTACCAACGCTACTAAAAAGCCCGAGGCTACGTCTATCAGGACCAATAGATCTCCTTCACCTGCG ttGGCTCGGAACTTTGTGGAGGAAACTCCATCAGTTTGCTTGACGTCAGCTGGAGGGCCATCAATGTTGTCTCGTGCGGCGGTGCCATCGGTACCACCAAATAAAGCACCATTGAGGAGTGCGGTTTCTCTGCCACCAGGAGAGCCTCCTGAAATTATGCAACTCAAAAAAAG ATTCTCATCAGATATGGAACATTTTAAATCTAGAGATTCTGGAGATCAACGTGATGCTTCTGCACTTCGAGACGAA CTTGATATGCTACAAGAAGAGAATGAGAATATTCTTGAGAAG CTTAGACTCGAGGAAGATGTGAAGAATCAGAAGCCAGAGTTAAGGAGCTTGAGAAACAG TCTTCAGGTTGCTGCTCTTGGAGAAGGTGTATCTTTGGAAGCTAAACTCTTGAGCAG AAAGGAAGCTGCACTGCGTCAAAGAGAG GCTGCACTTAAAGATGCAAAAAATCCCAAGGATGGAGAAGATAAGGAAATTGTTTCCCTTCAGGCTGAAGCTGTT AATGCAAAAGATGAGGCTCAAGCCGCTGTGAAACAGCTTCATGGAGCTGAATCTGAAGTAAAATCTCTTCGATCGATGACACAAAGAATGACACTGACTCAGAAAGAGATG GAAGAAGTTGTTCTTAAGAGGTGTTGGCTTGCTCGTTATTGGGGCTTAGCTGCAAAATATG GTATCTGTGCAGATATTGCAATGTCGAAGTATGAACACTGGTCATCCTTAGCACCTCTTCCATTTGAGATTGTCCTTTCTGCAGGACAAAAGGCCAAGGAGGGTTGGGAAAAAG CAGGTAACGATGATCCTGAGAAAAGGAGCAAAGTTCAGGACTTCAATGATTTAACCGGGGAAGGAAATATCGAGAGTATGCTTTCTGTGGAAATGGGGTTGAAAGAGCTTGCTTCCTTAAAg GTTGAGGAAGCCATTGTGCTCTCACTGGCCCGACAGCGGCGTCCAAATTCTGCTCGACTATCCATTTCAG ATATTAAATCACCAAGTGATCCCAAGTTTATGGAGGCATTTG AACTAAGCGCTGAGGAGTCTGAGGATGTTCTATTCAAGGAG GCATGGCTTACATATTTTTGGAGAAGAGCCAAAGCTCATGGCATAGAGGACATTGCAAAAGATCGTCTTCAGTTTTGGATTAACCGCAGTGGCCATTCACCAACTTCACATGATGCATTTGATG TGGAGCAAGGTGTTATGGAGCTCAGGAAATTGGGCATTGGGCAACGACTTTGGGAAGCATCTCGGAAAGAAATCGACCAAGATCCTTCCTCTTTGATTGCACGGAAAGCTGCTGTATAA
- the LOC121255803 gene encoding coiled-coil domain-containing protein SCD2-like isoform X2 — translation MDRKPTDSPVYVRQWSSESSTTGSNQSSPSRPPHARSSSATSFSTVKRTQNFAAKAAAQRLAQVMASQSTADEDDDEDEDDLGFRYSAPPPISLSRTVNSPTNATKKPEATSIRTNRSPSPALARNFVEETPSVCLTSAGGPSMLSRAAVPSVPPNKAPLRSAVSLPPGEPPEIMQLKKRFSSDMEHFKSRDSGDQRDASALRDELDMLQEENENILEKLRLEEDVKNQKPELRSLRNSLQVAALGEGVSLEAKLLSRKEAALRQREAALKDAKNPKDGEDKEIVSLQAEAVNAKDEAQAAVKQLHGAESEVKSLRSMTQRMTLTQKEMEEVVLKRCWLARYWGLAAKYGICADIAMSKYEHWSSLAPLPFEIVLSAGQKAKEGWEKGNDDPEKRSKVQDFNDLTGEGNIESMLSVEMGLKELASLKVEEAIVLSLARQRRPNSARLSISDIKSPSDPKFMEAFELSAEESEDVLFKEAWLTYFWRRAKAHGIEDIAKDRLQFWINRSGHSPTSHDAFDVEQGVMELRKLGIGQRLWEASRKEIDQDPSSLIARKAAV, via the exons ATGGACCGGAAACCAACTGACAGCCCGGTCTACGTCCGGCAATGGAGCAGCGAGTCCAGTACCACCGGCTCTAACCAGTCATCCCCCTCGCGGCCTCCACACGCGCGATCCTCCTCCGCTACCTCCTTCTCCACCGTCAAGCGCACTCAGAACTTCGCCGCCAAAGCCGCGGCTCAGCGCCTCGCTCAGGTCATGGCCTCCCAGAGCACCGCCGACGAGGACGACGACGAAGACGAGGACGACCTAGGCTTCCGTTACAGtgctcctcctcctatctctctctcGAGGACCGTCAACAGCCCTACCAACGCTACTAAAAAGCCCGAGGCTACGTCTATCAGGACCAATAGATCTCCTTCACCTGCG ttGGCTCGGAACTTTGTGGAGGAAACTCCATCAGTTTGCTTGACGTCAGCTGGAGGGCCATCAATGTTGTCTCGTGCGGCGGTGCCATCGGTACCACCAAATAAAGCACCATTGAGGAGTGCGGTTTCTCTGCCACCAGGAGAGCCTCCTGAAATTATGCAACTCAAAAAAAG ATTCTCATCAGATATGGAACATTTTAAATCTAGAGATTCTGGAGATCAACGTGATGCTTCTGCACTTCGAGACGAA CTTGATATGCTACAAGAAGAGAATGAGAATATTCTTGAGAAG CTTAGACTCGAGGAAGATGTGAAGAATCAGAAGCCAGAGTTAAGGAGCTTGAGAAACAG TCTTCAGGTTGCTGCTCTTGGAGAAGGTGTATCTTTGGAAGCTAAACTCTTGAGCAG AAAGGAAGCTGCACTGCGTCAAAGAGAG GCTGCACTTAAAGATGCAAAAAATCCCAAGGATGGAGAAGATAAGGAAATTGTTTCCCTTCAGGCTGAAGCTGTT AATGCAAAAGATGAGGCTCAAGCCGCTGTGAAACAGCTTCATGGAGCTGAATCTGAAGTAAAATCTCTTCGATCGATGACACAAAGAATGACACTGACTCAGAAAGAGATG GAAGAAGTTGTTCTTAAGAGGTGTTGGCTTGCTCGTTATTGGGGCTTAGCTGCAAAATATG GTATCTGTGCAGATATTGCAATGTCGAAGTATGAACACTGGTCATCCTTAGCACCTCTTCCATTTGAGATTGTCCTTTCTGCAGGACAAAAGGCCAAGGAGGGTTGGGAAAAAG GTAACGATGATCCTGAGAAAAGGAGCAAAGTTCAGGACTTCAATGATTTAACCGGGGAAGGAAATATCGAGAGTATGCTTTCTGTGGAAATGGGGTTGAAAGAGCTTGCTTCCTTAAAg GTTGAGGAAGCCATTGTGCTCTCACTGGCCCGACAGCGGCGTCCAAATTCTGCTCGACTATCCATTTCAG ATATTAAATCACCAAGTGATCCCAAGTTTATGGAGGCATTTG AACTAAGCGCTGAGGAGTCTGAGGATGTTCTATTCAAGGAG GCATGGCTTACATATTTTTGGAGAAGAGCCAAAGCTCATGGCATAGAGGACATTGCAAAAGATCGTCTTCAGTTTTGGATTAACCGCAGTGGCCATTCACCAACTTCACATGATGCATTTGATG TGGAGCAAGGTGTTATGGAGCTCAGGAAATTGGGCATTGGGCAACGACTTTGGGAAGCATCTCGGAAAGAAATCGACCAAGATCCTTCCTCTTTGATTGCACGGAAAGCTGCTGTATAA
- the LOC121255805 gene encoding serine carboxypeptidase-like 45 gives MLSLLPWKTIIMAVALLQLYFFIEAESFPSLFDRIDRLPGQPQVGFQQYSGYVTIDDKKQRALFYYFAEAEVDPASKPLVLWLNGGPGCSSLGVGAFSENGPFRPRGDVLVRNQYSWNREANMLYLESPIGVGFSYATDSSSDETVNDKITARDNLVFLRKWLDRFPLYRNRSLFITGESYAGHYVPQLAELMLQYNNKEKLFNLKGIALGNPVLEFATDFNSRAEYFWSHGLISDSTYKLFTSVCNYSRYVSEYYRGNVSSICSRVMRQVSGETSRFVDNYDVTLDVCISSVFSQSKILSPQQVGETIDVCVEDEIVNYLNRRDVQMALHARLVGVRQWAVCSNILDYELLDLEIPTISIVGKFIKAGIPVLVYSGDQDSVIPLTGSRTLVHRLAKELGLKTTVPYRVWFEGQQVGGWTQVYGNILSFATIRGASHEAPFSQPERSLVLFKSFLVGQPLPAAF, from the exons ATGCTTTCTCTACTACCCTGGAAAACCATAATAATGGCTGTAGCTTTGCTTCAGCTATATTTTTTCATAGAAGCAGAAtcttttccttctctgtttGATAGAATTGACAGGTTACCTGGTCAACCCCAAGTCGGGTTCCAGCAGTATTCGGGTTATGTGACCATTGACGATAAAAAACAGAGAGCTCTGTTTTACTACTTTGCTGAAGCAGAGGTGGATCCAGCTTCCAAGCCGCTTGTTCTCTGGCTTAATGGAG gACCTGGTTGTTCTTCTTTAGGAGTCGGGGCATTTTCAGAAAATGGACCATTTAGGCCTCGTGGGGACGTCCTTGTCAGGAACCAATATAGCTGGAATAGAG AAGCAAATATGTTGTATTTGGAGTCACCTATTGGAGTTGGTTTCTCTTATGCAACTGATTCCTCCTCTGATGAGACTGTAAACGACAAGATCACAG CAAGGGATAATCTGGTGTTCTTGAGAAAATGGTTGGATAGATTCCCACTATACAGGAACAGAAGTTTGTTCATTACGGGGGAGAGCTATGCTG GTCATTATGTTCCCCAACTAGCAGAACTCATGCTTCAATACAACAACAAGGAGAAGTTGTTCAATTTGAAAGGCATTGCT TTGGGTAATCCGGTTCTAGAATTCGCCACAGACTTCAATTCAAGGGCCGAGTACTTCTGGTCTCATGGATTGATATCAGACTCGACATACAAATTATTCACTTCTGTTTGTAACTATTCTCGGTATGTGAGTGAATATTACAGAGGCAATGTTTCTTCTATTTGTTCAAGGGTGATGAGACAAGTTAGTGGAGAAACCAGTAGATTTGTGGACAATTATGACGTTACCCTTGATGTCTGTATATCATCTGTGTTCTCACAATCCAAAATCCTCAGTCCTCAG CAAGTTGGTGAGACTATAGATGTCTGCGTGGAAGATGAAATAGTGAATTATCTAAACAGGAGAGACGTGCAGATGGCTCTTCATGCACGTCTTGTAGGAGTACGTCAATGGGCAGTTTGCAGCAA TATCCTCGATTATGAGCTGCTTGACTTGGAAATTCCAACGATCTCAATCGTCGGAAAATTCATTAAGGCAGGAATCCCGGTCTTGGTTTACAG TGGAGACCAAGATTCTGTCATCCCTTTGACTGGAAGTCGAACTTTAGTTCATAGACTAGCAAAGGAATTAGGACTGAAGACTACTGTGCCGTACAGAGTTTGGTTTGAAGGGCAGCAG GTTGGTGGCTGGACTCAAGTTTACGGTAATATTCTTTCATTTGCCACCATCAGAGGGGCGTCCCATGAAGCTCCATTCTCACAGCCTGAGCGTTCGCTTGTGTTGTTCAAGTCATTTTTAGTCGGCCAGCCTCTTCCTGCAGCATTTTGA